A segment of the Zingiber officinale cultivar Zhangliang chromosome 8B, Zo_v1.1, whole genome shotgun sequence genome:
GGTAGAATCTGCCACCTCAGGGGTTTCACACGACCAACCCTACAACCATATGTGAGGAGGTAGTACACTCTACTCTTGCATACCCTCCAATtggttcaattaatctaattttctTAACTTGTTCATTTCATCTATCTTATCCTACTCAATTCAATTAGCTCACTCAATTTGTCTAGCTTCATTAGCTTACTAAATCCATATGGCTCATTTGACTTGCCTAATCCAAAACCATTCAAACATCCACTACAAACAAAAAATGGCAATTTGCGATGAAAATTTTTTTGTCACAAATAAGTCATAGCCAAAACCTAAGACGAACAAGTGTAAATTTGTCACCAATtctattataaattatattttcgtTGTCATATTCGTTGTAATTttgcaatgaaaaaaaaatcgACACACAATTCAACGTAAATTTACGACGAACACCGattttcgtcccagatttggcgATGAATCCAATTTTTGTCGCATATTTGCAATGAAAATGGATTCGTCACTAAATCACGAATCCAATTTTGTCGCAAATCTACGACGAAAATGAGATTCATCGCATATTTGTGATACACAATGGTTACGATAATTTGGTGATGAAAGTGTTTCATTTCCAAATTCGTCGCAAAAGACATTTTTTTGCCAAAAAATGCCACAACATTCCAACACATCTTATTTAAAAAGCCAAACCAAATTTACAATCCATACTCGTCAAAACAACATATCCAAAATGAAACCATACTAAAACCAATCAAAACAAACATATCAATATCCATACAAGTAATGATATCCTGAAACATCCAACATTCCAATTTAACTTTTTCAAAGTTCAACAAGTCATCATATCCAAATGCAAATATCTCATATCAAATAGTCTCAAACAATAGaaatatacaaaataaaaataaaaaattattgttttCCACGGCAAATACTTCTCTTTCCATTCTTTTTTTTTCTGcatcaaaaaacaaacaaacaaaagtaTGATTTTTAACAAGAAACAAAATTCTATAAACTAAAACAAAACTTAATATGTAAAACTTATTTCCTCCTATGTGGATTTTTCAATTTCCAACACCTTCCTTTGCCTCATTAAACCTGtttaaaataaaacaataatatcaatcaaaaatacaaaaatgaagGGTTCACATATGCATGTTATATTTCAGAGGTGTCCTAAGACAATCGTCCTCAATTAATGAAGTCCATAATATAATGCATTGCATAacagagaaattgtgattgaatCATAATTAGTGAGTATCTCTCTATATGTAATTATGTGTGTATTGAAATATTTCCTAGTTGATGAATTGATGAggttggacatcatcaattctgtaagactagtatATAATATGCTTCTTGGTTTATCTAAGCAGTAGGTCATCACTGGCTTGAAatattgggatgttgagagttaacataTAGATTCTAGTTAAGGGTAACTATTGgatcaaaaaaaatttagatatctccacaatggcatgatattgtccactttgggcctaagccctcatggttttgctctacccaaaagacattataccaatggagataactttctcttataaactcatgatctttcccatgtgttttcaatatgggactatgtttgcaaccttgcaactccaacaatccccccttaaacaaaggaccataTGCTTCCCAtgttcgatcctcgacccactaggtcttcctacccctcggtccacccgacctactaggacttccttgcctagccacaactaggacttcctgcttggtgtctagtcctcttgatccgaacataggagcccttagtttctttgttcgaggtcaatattgtacccacatggctcaatcagaccatagctcttgtgcacagtcggcggttaaatcttctggcagtccgggctctgataccaattattggatcgaaaagaacttagatatctccacaattgcatgatattgtccactttgggcctaagccctcatggttttgctcttgggctctacccaaaagacctcatactaatggagatatctttctcttataaacccatgatctttcccatgtgttttcaatatgagactatgtttgcaaccttgcaaccccaacagtaactagttcattggaagtGACCTGCTATGAGACTTCATGAGGTTCTATACAtgacaatgaagatctcattgcaGTTCGAGTGCAAATTTCCTTAGATTTGAGGTATTCgagtcatcttggtcatagagGCTTATGCTTTAATATCTTGGTAATCATTTTCAACGAGGTGTAAGTttaggatgattgggtataagtcataTGCCTGAAGGTGTTTAAATAGCCCATTGAGGATTCACTACTTTTTAATAtggagacatataccctatggtCTCTTGTCAAGATTATTACTTGTAATTCTTTCTCCAAAGCATTACACGTCAAGAGGATTATCTTCTTGAATAcgtgtttgagtaatttgaatccacaagaCAAGGAACTATTACTTGGACCAGATGTGACGTAATCAACCTAGTGGGGgatgacacataaatcatgtcttaaaccaagtgggtataagatgagtgaaaggaatagaTGCATTGATAACTATAGCTGCTGAAGGATTCAGATTTAGATATGGGATCAACTATGATTTATTAGTTAATTGGGTATCATGATATACTATTAAGTGTCACTCATTATTGAtccataattaatagttaattatgaACGACAACATAAACCgaaaatctattgggtcacacatactaCGAGTATATCCAAAAGActtaaaacaagtttgagaattgAATTCTCAAATTGAGAGTTACTAAGTCTGGTAGGACCAGATGAGGTACAAATATGGAAAATATTTGATGGAATAGAAGTGATAGTGGGTCATACCTCTTGTGGGCAAGATTGGATCCattttggtttagttatgaactaaaaattggtttggtttaataATGAACCAAGAGTGTTTTGGTTTTGAACCAAGTTGGTTTAGTCTTGAACCAAGCTTAATGATAGCGGATCGAGTTGCTATTGGATTTGGGAGATAATTTAATCCCCAAGTCATTGTGAAAAGGTATATATATACCCCTCCATGAGGAGAAGagataattaattattcattggaaaaaaaatctaattatgaATTAGCTTTTTTGCTTCTTCTCCCTCCCTCTCTTTGTCGTTGCCGCCCAAAGGAGACAGTTGTCAAGGCTTGGCTGCTTGGTGCCTCCCGTTGATTATCAAGCCGTCGGACAGCGACCAAAAGCTGCGGCAGCATCTTCTAAGGTGTTGGACAACAACCCCTTTGGTTGCTCCCTCTCTCGATTTGTGCCACTAGGTTTCCCTCGCCGCCGTGCACAAAGATGAGCCCGGGTTGCCCTCGCCGGCGAGCACAAAGATGAGCCGAGTATCTTCTCTTAGATCACTTCGTCTCTTCCTTCGACTAGTATTGAATCAAAGATGAAACATGTGGCTTAGTGAAACCGTCTCAAAGATATCTCGGCATGGATATCAATAGAGATAAACTTTGTCAAGTTTACTAGTTTATGTCATTCTCGCTTAATGTCATTGATACGAGTTATAGCGAGCGAAGCCATAAGATGacgtggcagtcaaagtcaaggtgatgtggtGGTCAAAGTTAGGATAGAGGGACATTCCACACTTCGTCCTGTTGATCACCCAGCCTCAAAATTCTCGGATCCTGCCTACACGGCTCTAAAGTATGGCGTTCAGATAAGGCTGGACGGGTATACATTCGGTTGAGTAGAAGGACTCTAAGGTTTTACTCTGAAACTAAAGGAATAATGCGCTTGGTCAGTAAATAGCTGGTCGGGTTCAAAGGAGCCCGATCGGATGAAAGGCCATCCGGACTCTAGGCGTTTTAGCCTCATAAAGATCTTAATATACGATCAGCTGGATAAAGGTCCGTTGAACATAAGACTCTCTATGtacgctcggtcgggcaaagttcGGCCGGgctcaaagacacttagcctcacaaaGATTTTAAGATATGATCAGCCAAATAAAAGTCGGTCGAACATAAGACTTTTTGTGTACATTCGGTTGGGCAAAGTCTGGTCGGactcaaagacacttagcctcacaaaGATATTAAGATACGATCGACCGAATAAAGGTCGATCGAACATAAGGCTTTCTGTGTACGCTCAGTCGGGCTCAAAGACACTTAGACTCATAAAGATCTTAATATGCAATCGGTCAGATAAAAGCCGGTCGAACATAAGGCTCGTTGTGTATGCCCGGCCGACCATCGAgctcaaagacacttagcctcacaaaGATCTTAACATACGATCAGTCAGATAAAGGCTGGTCAACTATAGGGCTCTCTGTGTACGTCCGGTCGGGCAAAGGTCGGACGAGCTTAAAGATACTTATCCTTAGAAAACTTTACATATACGGTCGACCGGGTCTAAATTACTTGATGTTATATTGTCTCTAAAATAAAGATTCTAACAtacataatttatcatatattcCTTGAATAGATCTTTGGCATATTATGGGCATCATACTAGTCTCTGAACAGGTCTTTGCAGTACTTAGTACACTACAGAGCAGATTGATACCAATGCAGACTAAAGGTGCTTCATTTCATATGACTTACTATAAATGCCCGGCCAAATGAAAGAATAGCCCGAAATATATTCAATGAAAGACATTCTAGTTAAACGACCGGCTTAAGGACTGACCGAGATATATTTAGTAGACAAACAATAGACAACATTTTGACAAGCTGTCAAAGTTATCGGGGAATATTCCTTGAGGATTTCTTCACTAATTGATCTGTTACAATAGTATAGGTCAACAACCTCATCAAAGGCCTAAGGCATAagtgacaaaagaggtacatctatgggtagaaaaaaaaattccttgAACTATCATTGCCGATCACTCAGACTATACTCTTTTCATCACCTAACAAATTTTGACACAAGGAGCCACCTCACGATCACGGAGGttgtgagaggtggtatataaagaggATCATCTCCGTTGGCAAAGTACGCATTTCATATCATTTAGAACTTACTCTGACGCAGATCTACTATTGTTCTTCTTCATCGCCCATTCGTCGAAAAAtgtactgacttaagcgtcggagggtcttgCCAAGGATCCCTTCCCTAGTTTTTTGTCATTAACGCTTTATCGGATCATCTAATTGTGTGCAGGATTGGAGGAAGGTTCCATTCTAAGCTAAAGAAGTCTTCTGCTGGTCAACAAATCATCTATCAGAGCCAGCGCGCCATCTCCCTAACCTTCAAATAGAATCAGTCATCAAGCAAGTATaattttgtttttgaaattttgttctaTGGCTATATCTATGTATGTGTGTAGCAGTCACCATATATCTtgttagttgaaacatatttatttaaaatgcaGCAGTCACCAAATATCCTGTGTTGTTCTCCTTGTTAAAAAACCTCTTTTGCCCTCATTCCCTCTTTGATCTCCCAAAGTAAATTCAATTCTATCTATTGAGAAATATAAGTGCCTCCTTAGTTGCACTTAAGTAGTTAATCTGCTTATATGAAAACGCAATCTTGTAAGTCTGTCCACCACCAAAGCAACTTAATTATTTTGGATTGAAATGAGGTTTCACAATTCTAAATCGTATCAATCTTTAGTGCATTGAGGATCCACTAACTCTTTTATCGGCAAAAAAATGAGTTACTTAAGAGGAGAAAAAAACTTTTTGTGTGGTTCCTTAGttacttgtttttattttgtaGTAGCATGGAACGCCAATGCTATTTATGCTGTTGTGTAATTCCAATGATGGTTAATCCATTGTTAACAATATGTTAAATGATTTGACGCATATGAAACTCGGTGCATTTTATTTAGTGATTTATAGCATTCCTGGTGAGGACCTGGAACCAATGATTATCTGATCTCTAGTGAACACGATTCAATTCCTTCTCGAACTAGCATTGGATAAAGTTAACCAACCCTGTACGTTCCCCTAAAATTTTAGATCCGCCCCGACCTATCTATATGCTAGCAATACTAATTATTGACTTTAAATTAATAGGGTTACCGCCCGTATGGACTAGACTGACCAACTAGCAAGTAGAATGCATTATTGCAAGGTCCTCATTCTTCAATGATACTTAAAACAGGTTCCTCAACGATGCTGGAGACTTTTGGAGTAAAATTCCGCATCTAATTAATTGTGTATTCAAACAAAATCTGGATGTGGCAGACGTACCATATAAGATATGATTCACTATTAATACAAAAGCAAACTGTCCAACCGTAATGAATACGGTGAATAACGCTTTCATTAAAAAGAGAACAGTAAGTATGACTTGTCCAACACAAGAAACATGCTTTGTCATTACCGGCAATTGATAAGCTAATTATCAAGCGAAACAATTCAAAGAGGGAATTAATCTGTCGCCAACAAGTCATTAATGACAAACTGGAGAAACCGCGTGAGTGCCACTTTGTTGGTGGGTTGGTATGCAGGTTTTAACAATATCAAAAGCGTCCCATGAAAGCGATTACTTGAGAATATTTCTCCCTCGTGGAACACGGTAATAGACTGTATAGTTCATAAAATTGGTTTGCACGTTTGAGCTTGTTGGTCTACTCAGCTCAGCTCAGCTCAGCTCAACTCAACTCAACTGAGATATGGAATTAGATGCATGTCTTTAATTACTAGACCTCTTTCAAGAGCTTTATCACATTTAAACTTATCATTTATTAGACAACAAATGGCCAGGTCAAATGACGGGTTCGATCctcatattattattgttgttattattttgaaatttgatgGCCGACAAGGGAAAGATGCCATTCATTCCTGTTATGGAATATAAACCATGGAATTGGTCCTTTGACTCTCGTACAATCTTTCTAATGTATCCAAATTTTGCTGCAACCTTTGAATTCCAATGGCATCGACCAGATGCTGAAACCCAACGCGTCAATCCGTCCGCGACTCGAATTCAATGATGACCTAAAATCCATTTTTAATATATAATATCTTTTATTGCTGCGTTGAAATCCACGGGTTTCACCTACTTGGAAATTCTTAGCCGTTCATAATCTTTATGTTATGTCGCTTGTCACATCGCAGTCCTGATCCAGTGATTCTTTTACTATATAGCAAGTTGAATAGACCGAATGGGATAAACAGGTCTATTGAATTAAGTGAATAATTCCATCGATGGAAATTTCTGGAGAATTTCACTCAATAAACTAGTTGATACTTTTGTAGACAATGGAGAAATGCTGACCTGGTCTTCTTCGGGCTTCTGTACAATCTCCAGCTGTCATTAGTAAATAATCAACCAGAATTATTTGCTAAAACACAGAATTGAGAGgtaattaattttcatgtccagTTAATGTCTGGGTTAGAGTGCAGAGCACTTTTATTACGAGTGACGTCGCACTCACGCTCAGCCTAACTCACGCGGCCGTAAGAGCCAAAATTTAGACTGAAGCTTAATCAAATGTTCTGGAACAGATCCTCCTGCTAAGCGTTGACCTTCATTACTCTGCAATCTCCCATCTTTGAATCATTCAACCACCAATTCTTTAAACCGCCTATCGGTCAAAGTCTTGTTCATCCTCGTACAGACTAGACGATCCCCATTTCATCCTCCACTTTAAATTCTcgctcccccttctttctttctctcCCAACACAACACGTACATACATTGCATGATTCTGCCTACGTGATTCCAATTTCAGTCGATCAGTTTACGATGAATGGCGCCGTCGATCTTGGTTCCCTGCTCAGGCTGCTGTTTCAGGCGGAGCAGCAAACAAGGCAGCTCATCGGGGAGGTCAACGCAGCCGAGAATCATTACCATCGCGAAGTTCTGCTGCAGCAGATACTGTCTAATTTAAAGGAAGCCATCGCCACTGCTAAGCTCATGGAGCCGGAGCCGCCTTCGGCGTCCCACCTGCCGCCGCAAGTACAACCTTCGAGCTCGCCGCCGGTGTCCAACTGCAGCAGCCCCCGTAGCGAGAGCTCCGAGAGGGTACTGTTCAAGGAGCACGAACGCAGGGAGATGTGCAAGAAGAGGTTAGTTAGCTCGTACCGTTACGACGATAGATATGTGACAGTTTAAGCATTCTGATTAATTGAGTCCTCTTTTGGGGTTCAGAAAAACTCTACCAAAATGGACGAACCGAGTTCGCGTTGTCGGCGGCAGGCTGGCAGAGGGATTGGAAGATGGACACAGCTGGAGGAAGTATGGGCAGAAGGAGATCCTTGGAGCTATGCATCCAAGGTTTGCAAATTAAACTTACCTTTCTCATGCTTCCTCTCTTGATGTTATAATTGAGAGCTCGATCAGTACAGTCGTGATCGTTTGGTGCAATTAGGCAACTCATTGAGATTGTTTCTGGAATTTCAGTTTGTAGAAATGTTTGAAGAATATAACCGTTTTAATTTTACTCGTCCAGAGGTTATTACAGATGCACTCACCGTAACACCGCCGGCTGCCTCGCCACAAAACAAGTGCAGAGATTGGACGACGACCCCTGCGTCTTCGACATCACCTACCGCGGCGATCACACCTGCCTGCAGAATCCGCAAGCGCTGCTAACTCCGGCGGTAGAGGAACCGGCCACGAGCCAAAGTCATGACCGCAGCCCTCCTCTGCTACAGGAAACGGAGGATCCTCTCCATGAACAGCAGAGCCAAGCTCTGAGCTCTGACTTCTTCCTGCCTTGCTCTTCCAACCAAATGGCAAGTTTTCCTCCTCAGAGCCTCGCCTTCTCGTCGATGGCGGCCGTTGACCACAATAATGACTGCTACACCGGGAGCATCTCTCCCCTCTTCATTTCTGCAGTGACCTGGGACTCCAATCACTTCTCTGTGACTCCTTCTCATGTTGCAGTTCGTCCGAATGCTACTCCCGACTCTGAACTCGCTGAGATTGTCTCGGCGGCCACTTTGCCGATCAACTCACCGAGGATGAACGCGAATTTTATGCAGGACCATGTGGAACTTTCCCCCTCGTTCAACTTTGATCCATCCAACTTTCTCGGGTAGAACAATGAATTGGTCGATAATTAACGATAAAAGTAATTGACAGAACTTTTCCTGCCGGAAGCCACCACCTTCATGATCACGCGGTAAATGCAACGGCAACCGCGGTGATTGGGCCGTAGTGCTTCGCAAACAAAGCCCTCCGGCGGAGCTCCCGCAACGTCAACCTGTAAAGTCACTGCAGGAGGATTAGAAATTGGAGCAGCTAAAGAGCAATTCGTTGAATGAGAAGAATAGacttcaatttaattaaaattgcattaatcatgaaattttgaaccttAATTGTAATTTGATCTGTTATTAGAttgttgtattaattttttttttatctgatcctgtccggaatctgagtcagacggatcACCAGATGAGGTGGCAAGAATGCTGACTGAATCGCGACGTCTCGGAAgagggtatgctgagatgacttatatgttgaccaagtcttcagaagtcctatggtcaacgctacctgcagccagcgaccagatcgccccggtctctggtacctcgaggctcgaggcagatcttacgaatatataagtaacaaCCTAATAATATAATAGTGAAATAAATGAGGGGCGAGTACGGAAAATGTACCCTGGCTCAGGGGgccgccctcggatgggacgctgttCGAGTTGTCGGGACCCGGAAAAGTAGACGACGCCTAATCAAGATGGAGAGCTGAATCTGACGACGTAGAGTCAGATGCGGAAGGAGGGCGTTAAAGGGGCATTTCAGACTTTTCGCAGGGTAGGGCATTAAAGGGGAAAGGGCACTGTAGCAAAAAGGGGGGATCTGCTTCGTGCTTAGGGGGCCGCCACAAAAGGAAGGGGCCAATTTCTCTCTCGCGCGCTTAGCTCCTCGCCGGCGCCGACCGCCattcttctccctctccacctCGCGACGTTGCCACCAGACAAATGGTGACTCCTCACCAGAGGTTCTCGCCGCCGCCGCCACACGGTCTCTCCCTCTACTgctcctccctctcctcctcgcgACGCCGGCACAGGGCAGACTCGCAGCAAATCCTCTAAGCAGCCTTCTCCACGTCTCTGCCATCTCGTCGCCTCCCCTATGGTTACTGGCCAACAAACGCTCCACGCCGGTTGTCTCCTCTTCAACGGGCAAGCCCATTGCCCTCTATCATGCACCCGAAAGCTCATGCACTGTCTTCGACAGATCTCACACCGTCGATAGCAACAGTGCCGCAGCCACCTCATCGCACAACTCCACTGCATCCGTGTGGCCTTCGACACTATTGGCAtattcttgttagagtgtatactaaaagtctagcttttggtataaacatttatctagaaataagaatcacattggtcaaatgtctacatttatgacaaatgtagttgttcaattaatttatattgtagataacatggtgtgtggtgtcacacacagaggatcatgttatcagtaccttataaattataaacagtagctcacgaccataatggaaaggaacaaaccattggaaggtcatagtgtaattaggtattagtttatcttaactatataattgcactagtacacttagagtgtattgagtaggaccattagaggtcgtttcttttatactgattttataaagaaacaaagacctcagttattatggaagtgtgtgctcttaatcctaatataataacaagcacatatatttgatatttatttctttaatttatcaatgggtgagatttagttcgatgaatcaataagcccgataagttgggaaataatatcacttatagtgtgtgttgttgattatagaaggaaactgtgtcctagtgatctaggttgagaatgtccccaagaggagctcataaggattgtcatgttaaaccctgcaggtggacttagtccggcatgacgatgaagttgagtggtactactcttggagctagatattaattaagtgagttgtcagtaacttacttaattagtggacatttgttatcttaaacacagggagactaacacactcataataagaaggagcccaaaatgtaatttgggattggtgcggtagttcaataatagttctttagtggaatgaattattattgatgaaattaagttgtgtgttcggggcgaacacgggatgcttaatttcatcgggagaccaaaaccaattcctcctctcggtccctatcgtagcctctagtatatagagatttatacccaccgcatacccaccttcttacccatccaatggggccggccaagctagcttggaacccaagctagggccggccaagaccaaatggatgagccatgtaggtggccggccaaagcttgggtcccaagcttaggtggccggccaatagaatattaaaaaggatttttattaaaattatttcttatgttgatatcatgattttaaaagaaagtttaaaaattaaaaatttccttttataactttctacaaaagattaagagaagagattaatctctttccttatttgtagtttaaaaggatggttttaatttttggtaaaaactttccttatttgtaaatcatctacatgtttaaaagagagtttaaaatttgaaatctttccttatttgttgattaaaggtggattttaaattttaagaaaactttcctttttaaccatgttcatgatttaaaagagagtttaaaattaaatattctcttttataagtttctacaaaagattaagaaaagatttgatatctttccttatttgtagattaaaagagattttaatttttagagataactttctttttatccacatgtttaaaagaaaaattttaatttataaaatttcctttttattaaccaatcatgaagggataaaattattggagaaatttttataaatttctagaaacaaattaggaagttttaatttttgttttaattaaaactttccttgatttgtggattgtaggtggccggccaaata
Coding sequences within it:
- the LOC122015973 gene encoding probable WRKY transcription factor 41, which codes for MNGAVDLGSLLRLLFQAEQQTRQLIGEVNAAENHYHREVLLQQILSNLKEAIATAKLMEPEPPSASHLPPQVQPSSSPPVSNCSSPRSESSERVLFKEHERREMCKKRKTLPKWTNRVRVVGGRLAEGLEDGHSWRKYGQKEILGAMHPRGYYRCTHRNTAGCLATKQVQRLDDDPCVFDITYRGDHTCLQNPQALLTPAVEEPATSQSHDRSPPLLQETEDPLHEQQSQALSSDFFLPCSSNQMASFPPQSLAFSSMAAVDHNNDCYTGSISPLFISAVTWDSNHFSVTPSHVAVRPNATPDSELAEIVSAATLPINSPRMNANFMQDHVELSPSFNFDPSNFLG